A section of the Lagopus muta isolate bLagMut1 chromosome 17, bLagMut1 primary, whole genome shotgun sequence genome encodes:
- the RANBP1 gene encoding ran-specific GTPase-activating protein, protein MADTKEAHEEHDTSTENADDSNHDPQFEPIVSLPEQEIKTLEEDEEELFKMRAKLFRFASENDLPEWKERGTGDVKLLKHKEKGTIRLLMRRDKTLKICANHYITPLMELRPNAGSDRAWVWNTHADFADECPKPELLAIRFLNAENAQKFKAKFEECRNEVDKRAKKAGTDKNDSADKVAEKLEELSVKDESKEAEKKETKENEEKQ, encoded by the exons ATGGCGGACACCAAG GAAGCACACGAGGAGCATGATACTTCCACTGAAAACGCGGATGACTCTAACCATGATCCTCAGTTTGAACCCATAGTTTCCCTTCCtgagcaagaaataaaaactctggaagaggatgaggaggagctCTTTAAGAT GCGAGCAAAGCTGTTCCGATTTGCATCCGAGAATGACCTTCCAGAGTGGAAAGAGCGAGGAACTGGTGATGTCAAACTGCTGAAGCACAAGGAGAAGGGAACAATTCGCCTCCTCATGAGGAGGGATAAAACTCTGAAAATCTGCGCGAACCATTACA TCACACCCCTAATGGAGCTGAGGCCTAATGCTGGGAGTGACAGGGCATGGGTCTGGAACACACATGCTGACTTTGCAGATGAATGCCCCAAGCCTGAGCTTCTGGCAATCCGGTTTTTAAACGCGGAAA ATGCACAGAAATTCAAGGCAAAATTTGAAGAATGCAGAAACGAAGTAGACAAGAGAGCAAAAAAAG CAGGCACAGACAAAAATGACAGTGCCGATAAAGTTGCTGAAAAACTAGAGGAGCTTTCTGTAAAGGATGAGAGCAAAGAAGCTGAGAAGAAAGAGaccaaggaaaatgaagaaaagcaataa
- the TRMT2A gene encoding tRNA (uracil-5-)-methyltransferase homolog A, with translation MEAAEGAPDAYGYTRAELFTSEIYKVEIRNLPKYVGFNDVKKFLAKHGLSPHKIKLLGGQTFAFVTFRSEEQRDEAVRALQGAAWKGRALGVRAAKPKADPMARKRQREEGAGAGEPLGKRIADVVTPLWAVPYEQQLAEKRQECERVLQKLAKEIGNTNRALLPWLFLQKQKYNRMCCPIEGVKASPLQTEYRNKCEFLIGIGVNQEDKTVGCRLGKYKGGTCAVVEPFDTIHIPAVAKKVVKTFQDYIRSTPYSVYSPETYEGHWKQLTVRTSRNGHIMAVVYFNPQKLSREELAELKAALAEHFTAGAGKESGVTSLYFVEEGQRKSPNLEDLPLEHVAGDKYIYEELLGLKFRISPHAFFQVNTQAAEVLYAAIREWAQLSQESTVLDICCGTGTIGISLAKKVKKVIGVELCQEAVQDAKANAQINELSNIEFHCGKAEDIVPSLINALPPQNLITIVDPPRAGLHSKVILAIRRAEQLKKLIYVSCNPRAAMNNFVDLCRAPSNRVRGAAFRPVKAMAVDLFPQTKHCELLILFERVEYANGSSAEAKPDAAQVAAECNDSEHLDGANPDDTDANQAASVATDTACKEKEST, from the exons ATGGAGGCGGCCGAGGGCGCCCCCGACGCGTACGGCTACACCCGGGCGGAGCTGTTCACCTCCGAGATCTACAAGGTGGAGATTCGGAACCTGCCCAAGTACGTCGGCTTCAACGACGTGAAGAAGTTCCTGGCCAAGCACGGGCTGAGCCCGCACAAGATCAAGCTGCTCGGCGGGCAGACGTTCGCCTTCGTGACGTTCAGGAGCGAGGAGCAGCGGGATGAGGCCGTCAGGGCGCTGCAGGGCGCCGCGTGGAAGGGCCGCGCTCTGGGCGTGCGGGCGGCCAAGCCCAAGGCCGATCCCATGGCGAGGAAACGGCAGCGGGAGGagggggccggggccggggaGCCCCTCGGCAAGCGGATCGCCGACGTGGTCACCCCGCTGTGGGCCGTGCCCTACGAGCAGCAGCTGGCCGAGAAACGGCAGGAGTGCGAGCGggtgctgcagaagctggccAA GGAAATTGGAAATACCAACAGAGCGCTGCTGCCCTGGCTAttcctgcagaagcagaagtaCAACAGAatgtgctgccccatagagggAGTGAAGGCCTCACCGTTACAG ACTGAATATCGCAACAAATGCGAGTTCTTGATTGGGATTGGTGTAAATCAAGAAGACAAAACTGTGGGTTGTCGTCTTGGCAAATACAAGGGTGGTACCTGCGCTGTAGTGGAGCCGTTTGATACCATTCACATTCCTGCTGTTGCCAAAAAAGTAGTAAAAACTTTTCAAGACTACATAAG GTCAACCCCTTACTCAGTTTACAGCCCAGAAACCTACGAAGGTCACTGGAAGCAGCTCACGGTCCGTACCAGCAGGAATGGCCACATCATGGCAGTCGTTTACTTTAATCCTCAG AAGTTAAGCAGAGAGGAGCTGGCTGAGCTGAAGGCTGCTCTGGCAGAGCACTTCACTGCAGGGGCAGGGAAGGAGAGCGGCGTTACTTCCCTGTACTTTGTGGAGGAAGGCCAAAG GAAATCTCCCAATCTGGAAGACTTACCTTTGGAGCACGTGGCTGGCGATAAATACATCTATGAAGAACTTCTTGGCCTAAAGTTTAGAATTTCTCCTCATGCATTTTTTCAA GTAAACACACAGGCTGCAGAAGTTCTGTACGCTGCCATTAGGGAGTGGGCACAGCTGAGCCAAGAAAGCACTGTGCTCGACATCTGCTGTGGTACTGGAACTATTGGGATTTCTTTGGCCAAG AAAGTGAAGAAAGTGATTGGAGTTGAACTCTGCCAAGAAGCTGTGCAGGATGCCAAAGCCAATGCCCAGATTAACG aacTGAGTAATATTGAATTTCACTGTGGGAAGGCTGAAGATATCGTTCCTTCCTTAATTAACGCGTTACCTCCCCAGAACCTGATCACTATTGTAGATCCACCTCGAGCAGGACTGC ATTCCAAAGTAATTCTTGCAATTAGAAGAGCTGAACAGCTGAAGAAGCTTATTTATGTGTCCTGCAATCCTAGAGCTGCAATGAATAACTTTGTGGA CCTTTGCCGGGCCCCTTCCAACCGAGTCAGAGGAGCTGCCTTCCGTCCTGTTAAAGCAATGGCTGTGGATCTCTTCCCTCAGACCAAGCACTGTGAGTTACTGatactctttgaaagggttgaaTATGCAAACGGAAGCTCTGCTGAAGCAAAGCCTGATGCTGCTCAAGTCGCAGCAGAATGCAACGACTCAGAGCACTTAGATGGTGCCAACCCAGATGACACTGATGCAAACCAGGCAGCTTCTGTAGCTACAGATACAGCATGCAAAGAGAAGGAATCGACTTAA